One stretch of Schlesneria sp. DSM 10557 DNA includes these proteins:
- a CDS encoding carboxypeptidase-like regulatory domain-containing protein, with the protein MKRIVSLVCWGVLLLTGCSGSRDGRPRPVPVTGYVLVDGEPLEGTRVVFSPEDHQYAAAGVTDAEGRFQLQTFAANDGAVPGSYKIIASNFIVIEHPNGSVTETHYLPAMYRDPAKSGLTATVEDRGPNELTLELTIPASGIEQPKLPAN; encoded by the coding sequence ATGAAGAGAATCGTCTCCCTGGTGTGCTGGGGAGTACTGCTGCTGACCGGTTGCAGTGGTTCACGTGACGGTCGGCCCCGACCGGTTCCTGTGACAGGCTATGTGCTGGTTGACGGTGAACCCCTGGAAGGGACGAGAGTCGTTTTCTCTCCGGAAGACCACCAGTATGCCGCAGCAGGGGTGACCGATGCGGAGGGGCGGTTTCAATTGCAGACCTTCGCTGCCAACGATGGAGCTGTTCCCGGCAGCTACAAGATAATCGCGTCCAACTTTATCGTGATCGAACATCCCAACGGGTCTGTGACTGAGACTCACTATCTTCCCGCCATGTACCGAGATCCGGCGAAGAGCGGCTTGACTGCCACCGTGGAAGATCGAGGTCCTAATGAGCTTACCCTGGAATTGACCATTCCCGCTTCCGGGATTGAACAACCAAAACTTCCTGCAAACTGA
- a CDS encoding DUF1559 domain-containing protein, translated as MFLKVRRGGFTLIELLVVIAIIAVLVALLLPAVQQAREAARRVQCRNSLKQIGLALHNYHDAFNRFPYGRGGTGHPDGGTSDPLTNNYTRASGFILLLPYLDQGPLWNTISSVQTFGGMTFQPAGPRPRGVTTATPAFDYPPFMATIPTLMCPSAEVITTNKYGGQTNYAFCWGDNTRRITGSESVSTRQAVRREMRGMFGLQSSRNMRDLTDGSSNTIAMAEIATSNDGNSIRGGVANSRGTGPAYDSPILCQLEGNRATGKLTPGTNRNLRGNGWANGITAYTGVSTVLPPNSPHCLQSSNDHSDGQAPASSMHVGGVSVLMADGSARFISENIDVGNQSVPDVRTGPSPYGVWGALGSIIGGEAVGEF; from the coding sequence ATGTTTCTTAAGGTTCGTCGTGGGGGTTTTACGCTGATTGAGTTACTGGTGGTGATTGCCATCATCGCGGTTCTGGTTGCTCTCTTGCTTCCCGCGGTGCAGCAGGCCCGCGAAGCGGCTCGTCGAGTCCAGTGCCGTAATTCACTGAAGCAGATCGGTCTGGCTCTTCATAACTATCATGATGCGTTCAATCGTTTTCCTTATGGCCGTGGTGGGACGGGGCATCCCGATGGGGGGACCAGTGATCCCCTGACAAACAACTACACTCGAGCGAGTGGTTTCATCCTGTTGTTGCCCTACCTCGATCAGGGACCTTTGTGGAACACGATTTCGTCAGTGCAGACATTTGGTGGCATGACGTTCCAGCCAGCAGGACCACGGCCGCGAGGAGTGACGACGGCGACTCCCGCATTCGACTATCCCCCGTTCATGGCGACAATCCCGACATTAATGTGTCCGAGTGCCGAAGTGATTACGACCAATAAGTATGGTGGTCAGACGAACTATGCGTTCTGCTGGGGTGACAACACGCGGCGGATTACCGGGTCGGAAAGTGTCAGTACGCGACAGGCAGTCCGTCGAGAAATGCGTGGGATGTTCGGATTGCAGTCCTCTCGTAACATGCGCGATCTCACGGATGGTTCGAGTAATACGATTGCCATGGCCGAGATCGCAACATCGAACGATGGAAACTCGATTCGCGGGGGTGTCGCCAACTCGCGCGGGACAGGGCCCGCCTACGACAGCCCGATCCTCTGCCAGTTGGAAGGAAATCGCGCCACGGGCAAATTGACTCCGGGGACCAACCGCAACCTCCGAGGAAACGGCTGGGCTAACGGGATCACTGCCTACACCGGCGTCAGCACGGTACTGCCACCCAACTCGCCCCACTGTCTGCAGAGCAGTAATGATCATTCGGACGGCCAGGCTCCGGCCAGCAGTATGCATGTCGGCGGCGTTTCTGTCCTGATGGCAGATGGGTCGGCTCGTTTCATCAGTGAGAATATCGATGTCGGTAATCAATCCGTGCCGGACGTACGGACTGGACCCAGTCCGTACGGCGTCTGGGGAGCACTGGGATCGATCATCGGCGGAGAGGCCGTCGGCGAATTCTGA
- a CDS encoding transcriptional regulator, which yields MPKRSPKSNEPQTGRFAYEGLERSMHEKARLGIMTSLLTHREGLTFVDLKQLCELTDGNLSRHLDVLQEEGLIIQQKQTGPGRATTLCQLSPLGRKRFLEYIEALQRVVADASEAAKKHAATASRLGFS from the coding sequence ATGCCGAAGCGTAGTCCCAAATCGAATGAACCTCAGACGGGCCGCTTCGCTTATGAAGGGCTCGAGCGTTCGATGCATGAAAAGGCGAGGTTGGGGATCATGACTTCGCTGCTGACTCATCGTGAAGGTCTGACGTTCGTCGACCTGAAGCAACTGTGTGAACTTACGGATGGAAACCTGAGTCGCCATCTCGATGTGCTGCAGGAAGAAGGCCTGATCATCCAGCAGAAACAAACGGGACCCGGACGCGCTACGACACTTTGCCAGTTGTCTCCGCTGGGCCGCAAACGCTTCCTCGAATATATCGAGGCGCTGCAGCGTGTGGTGGCCGATGCTTCGGAAGCAGCGAAAAAACACGCAGCAACCGCCTCACGCCTTGGCTTCTCGTGA
- a CDS encoding indolepyruvate ferredoxin oxidoreductase subunit alpha, translating to MPMVVTQLCHGCKAKDCVAVCPADCFHEGEFMLYIHPDKCIDCGLCAPECPQQAIYYDDRLPPEFRNDLSLNRQMSQCCPSITAASLHQAHSSPSVSHPS from the coding sequence ATGCCAATGGTCGTTACCCAGCTTTGCCATGGCTGCAAAGCAAAGGACTGCGTTGCGGTCTGTCCTGCAGACTGCTTTCACGAAGGTGAGTTCATGCTCTACATCCACCCCGATAAGTGCATCGATTGTGGCCTGTGTGCACCGGAATGCCCGCAGCAGGCAATCTATTACGACGATCGCCTGCCGCCCGAGTTCCGGAATGACCTCAGCCTGAATCGCCAGATGAGCCAGTGTTGCCCGAGCATCACGGCTGCCAGTCTGCATCAGGCACATTCGTCCCCGTCCGTTTCACATCCCTCATGA
- a CDS encoding cell division protein FtsQ/DivIB — translation MARARKTNNAQVNLASGSRPWLRWLFQPLRLLRVALLAGVAAASPYVVEKLPDLSQRSEYRIALSQVQLVPPPAAPVPLNLIDQVAEQSGLPDELSLLENSLTDDLAAAFGRHPWVAEVVQVRKSFPASVTIELKYRRPVLLANVPGGQVPLDANGIVLPTADFSPADKKNYPTLRNVSALPRVRAGMVWSDPAILAAARLAETLADKWQSLKFEAISIPREVDPATEPHDVLLELVGQGGSHIVWGRPPGSDHPGELEASQKIRRLEKYLADFGDYAQPNGPYEIDIRHWQEISRRRLSTEQVQVKPAKPGRPDSKPRSEPAPRLREAGIPEPGRIR, via the coding sequence ATGGCTCGTGCCAGGAAGACGAACAACGCGCAGGTTAATCTCGCCTCCGGCAGCAGGCCCTGGCTTCGGTGGCTGTTTCAGCCTTTGAGATTGCTGCGGGTGGCTCTTCTTGCGGGTGTTGCAGCGGCGTCCCCGTACGTCGTCGAGAAACTCCCGGATCTGTCCCAGCGTTCGGAGTACCGGATCGCGTTGTCGCAGGTTCAGCTCGTTCCTCCACCCGCAGCACCGGTGCCGTTGAATCTGATTGACCAGGTTGCCGAGCAGTCCGGACTGCCGGACGAATTGTCTCTGCTGGAGAATTCCCTGACGGATGATCTGGCTGCGGCCTTTGGTCGCCACCCGTGGGTCGCAGAAGTGGTCCAAGTCCGAAAATCGTTCCCGGCATCGGTCACGATCGAGCTGAAGTACCGCCGACCGGTGCTGCTGGCCAACGTCCCCGGTGGCCAGGTCCCGCTCGATGCCAATGGGATCGTCCTTCCGACGGCCGATTTTTCGCCCGCCGATAAGAAGAACTATCCGACCCTGCGAAACGTGTCGGCCCTTCCCAGGGTCCGGGCGGGGATGGTCTGGAGTGATCCTGCGATTCTGGCGGCGGCCCGGCTGGCAGAGACCCTGGCTGATAAGTGGCAGTCGCTCAAGTTCGAGGCGATCTCGATCCCACGCGAAGTCGATCCTGCGACGGAACCTCATGACGTCCTTCTGGAACTCGTGGGACAGGGGGGATCGCACATCGTCTGGGGCCGCCCGCCCGGCAGCGATCATCCCGGCGAACTGGAAGCATCACAAAAGATTCGCCGCCTCGAAAAGTATCTGGCGGACTTCGGCGACTATGCGCAACCGAATGGACCCTACGAGATTGATATTCGACATTGGCAGGAAATTTCTCGTCGCCGACTAAGTACCGAACAGGTGCAGGTCAAACCGGCCAAGCCCGGTCGGCCGGATAGCAAGCCGCGCAGTGAACCCGCCCCCCGACTGCGTGAAGCGGGGATTCCGGAACCGGGAAGGATTCGCTGA
- a CDS encoding LCCL domain-containing protein: MFRFWTSAVLCTLIAGVAIAKEEIPTNVIAGKQVPADAKVKVGTKLVGIWDKKNYIVEVIELKRDGQIRIHWVGFDKSDDVDVSPNELYFIADTTPTRKSKTSALPKEFQAYDKNGDGQIGLYEWDRARFAEFRKLDKNNDHFLTPQELASKSTPVSTEAVATTKDVTPAATKPTAAGATEAAEDPGNLEQYIGMIDQTFQFNLVGKTDGRVFGTGTYTTSSDLATAAVHAGVLKEGEKGTVSVSIIKSPEMFEGSTANGVTSSDGSEYTAAYRIK; encoded by the coding sequence ATGTTTCGATTCTGGACATCTGCGGTTCTGTGCACCCTGATCGCAGGGGTGGCCATCGCCAAAGAAGAAATCCCCACCAACGTCATTGCCGGTAAACAGGTCCCCGCCGACGCCAAAGTAAAAGTCGGCACCAAGCTGGTCGGGATCTGGGACAAGAAGAACTACATCGTCGAAGTGATCGAACTGAAACGCGATGGACAGATTCGGATTCACTGGGTCGGCTTCGACAAAAGTGATGATGTCGATGTTTCACCCAATGAACTCTATTTCATCGCGGACACCACACCGACACGCAAATCAAAGACGTCCGCGCTCCCCAAAGAGTTTCAGGCGTACGACAAAAACGGCGACGGGCAGATTGGCCTGTACGAATGGGATCGAGCCCGCTTTGCCGAATTCCGGAAGCTCGACAAGAACAACGACCACTTCCTGACACCTCAGGAACTTGCCAGTAAGTCGACCCCCGTCAGTACGGAAGCGGTCGCCACCACGAAGGACGTGACCCCGGCTGCCACTAAACCGACTGCAGCGGGTGCGACCGAGGCGGCGGAAGACCCCGGAAATCTCGAGCAGTATATCGGGATGATTGACCAGACCTTCCAGTTCAATCTCGTCGGCAAAACAGACGGCCGCGTCTTCGGGACCGGCACCTACACCACCAGCAGTGACCTGGCCACCGCCGCAGTCCACGCCGGGGTGCTGAAGGAAGGGGAAAAAGGGACCGTCAGCGTTAGTATTATCAAGTCGCCGGAAATGTTCGAAGGGTCCACCGCCAACGGTGTCACCAGCAGCGATGGTTCGGAATACACCGCTGCCTATAGGATCAAGTGA
- a CDS encoding nucleoside 2-deoxyribosyltransferase encodes MQSLCVYCAGPLFNQSERTEMTAIADVLVEAGHSVYLPHRDGMEFRLVREVLIEQGWEAALAGQFLHEAIFALDVYQLVVACDAVVWNLNGRVPDEGAVSEAAMAWTLGKPMIAYQDDVRSMIAGRMNPLLVGLVDFTSVQHIHEIPAALHAECLKFPPRKFDLEHLPKRVRTAVARGTELWNALRKESAYGENRIIAECVTTLFAPGAA; translated from the coding sequence ATGCAATCACTCTGCGTCTACTGTGCCGGACCTCTTTTCAACCAATCCGAACGGACGGAAATGACGGCGATTGCCGATGTGCTGGTGGAAGCGGGGCATTCCGTCTATTTGCCTCATCGAGATGGGATGGAATTTCGTCTGGTGCGTGAAGTCTTGATCGAACAGGGCTGGGAAGCGGCTCTGGCGGGGCAATTTCTGCATGAGGCGATCTTCGCCCTGGATGTCTACCAGCTGGTCGTAGCCTGCGATGCCGTTGTCTGGAATCTGAATGGACGTGTTCCTGACGAGGGGGCAGTCTCGGAAGCGGCGATGGCGTGGACGCTCGGTAAGCCGATGATCGCTTATCAGGACGATGTGCGGTCCATGATCGCAGGCCGCATGAATCCGCTCCTTGTGGGCCTGGTCGACTTCACCTCCGTGCAGCACATTCATGAGATTCCTGCAGCTCTGCACGCCGAATGTCTGAAGTTCCCACCCCGTAAGTTCGATCTGGAACACCTTCCCAAGCGCGTAAGGACGGCGGTGGCACGGGGGACCGAACTCTGGAACGCCCTGCGAAAAGAAAGCGCCTACGGCGAGAATCGGATCATCGCCGAATGCGTTACGACTCTGTTCGCACCGGGAGCCGCGTGA